One part of the Rutidosis leptorrhynchoides isolate AG116_Rl617_1_P2 chromosome 1, CSIRO_AGI_Rlap_v1, whole genome shotgun sequence genome encodes these proteins:
- the LOC139854151 gene encoding pentatricopeptide repeat-containing protein At5g43790-like encodes MISGLASHGRCKEAIELFERMEMCDLKPDEKTMTAVLSACRNMGWIDEGLSYFDKIKKVYKFRPTVQHYGCVVDLLARAGRLDDAEKFIKLMPVEPDAVLWRSLIWGCKVHGDTYRLERLIKHVEGLEIDDYDDCGTYVLLGNVLLGY; translated from the coding sequence ATGATATCGGGCCTTGCAAGCCATGGGCGGTGTAAGGAAGCGATTGAGTTGTTTGAACGTATGGAGATGTGTGATTTAAAGCCCGATGAGAAGACAATGACTGCTGTATTATCGGCTTGTAGGAACATGGGCTGGATTGATGAAGGTTTATCGTATTTTGATAAAATCAAGAAAGTATATAAATTTAGACCGACAGTGCAGCATTACGGGTGTGTGGTTGACTTGCTTGCTCGAGCTGGACGACTAGATGATGCAGAAAAGTTTATCAAATTGATGCCTGTTGAGCCCGATGCTGTTTTGTGGAGATCTTTGATATGGGGTTGTAAAGTTCATGGGGATACTTATAGATTAGAACGTTTGATTAAACACGTTGAAGGTTTGGAGATAGATGATTATGATGACTGTGGAACTTATGTCCTTCTTGGTAATgtgttgttaggatattag